From the genome of Paracoccus seriniphilus, one region includes:
- a CDS encoding glutathionylspermidine synthase family protein, producing MQKISLPERPDWRQTARDAGFTFADMHGEPYWEESSAYRFDLRQIEDDIEDPSTELHAMCREAVAAIIASERLMTRLGIPEAHHDLIADSWNRAEPEIYGRFDLAYDGKGPAKLLEYNADTPTSLYEAAAFQWQWLEDQLANGVLAEGSDQFNGIHEALVERFRELFPKGTDLHFTAAAGNPEDYATVEAMGWAAREAGMGAHYCDLDKIGISAEGQFLDGEDRVMETLFKLYPWEDLLQDDYASHIVGSGCMFLEPAWKAVLSNKGLLPVLWQMFEGHPNLLPAYFADDVADALVASGRADRAIADSFDRAADAMRRGHVVKPIFSREGASISIVENGEVSETSPNTDYDHHPRIVQAYHPLPEFDGFRPVIGAWIVGQNCVGMGVREDRSRITQDLSRFKPHFIAG from the coding sequence ATGCAAAAGATTTCGCTTCCCGAGCGCCCCGACTGGCGCCAAACCGCAAGAGACGCCGGCTTCACCTTTGCCGACATGCATGGTGAACCCTATTGGGAGGAAAGCTCGGCCTATCGTTTCGATCTGCGCCAGATCGAAGATGATATCGAGGATCCTTCGACCGAACTGCATGCCATGTGCCGCGAGGCCGTGGCGGCGATCATCGCCAGCGAAAGACTGATGACGCGACTGGGCATCCCCGAGGCCCATCACGATCTGATCGCCGACAGCTGGAATCGCGCGGAACCGGAAATCTATGGCCGCTTCGATCTGGCCTATGACGGCAAGGGTCCCGCGAAGCTGCTGGAATATAACGCCGACACACCGACATCACTCTATGAAGCCGCCGCCTTCCAGTGGCAATGGCTGGAAGACCAGTTGGCCAATGGCGTCCTGGCCGAGGGCAGCGACCAGTTCAACGGCATTCACGAGGCTCTGGTCGAGCGTTTCAGGGAATTGTTCCCCAAGGGCACCGATCTGCATTTCACCGCTGCTGCAGGCAATCCCGAGGATTACGCCACCGTCGAGGCCATGGGCTGGGCCGCGCGCGAGGCGGGCATGGGCGCGCATTACTGCGATCTGGACAAGATCGGGATCAGCGCCGAGGGCCAGTTCCTCGACGGCGAGGATCGTGTGATGGAAACGCTGTTCAAGCTGTACCCATGGGAGGATCTGCTGCAGGACGACTATGCCAGTCACATCGTCGGCTCGGGCTGCATGTTCCTGGAACCGGCATGGAAGGCGGTCCTGTCGAACAAGGGGCTGTTGCCGGTGCTGTGGCAGATGTTCGAGGGCCACCCCAATCTGCTGCCCGCCTATTTCGCCGATGATGTCGCCGATGCGCTGGTGGCCTCGGGCCGCGCCGACCGCGCCATCGCCGACAGCTTTGACCGTGCCGCCGATGCCATGCGTCGGGGTCATGTCGTCAAGCCGATCTTTTCGCGTGAAGGGGCCTCGATCAGCATTGTCGAGAACGGCGAGGTCAGTGAAACCTCGCCGAATACGGATTACGACCATCATCCGCGCATCGTGCAGGCCTATCATCCCCTGCCCGAATTTGACGGCTTCCGCCCGGTGATCGGAGCCTGGATCGTCGGGCAGAACTGCGTTGGCATGGGGGTGCGCGAAGACCGGTCGCGCATCACCCAGGACCTTTCCCGCTTCAAACCCCATTTCATCGCCGGCTGA
- a CDS encoding DUF1190 domain-containing protein, whose amino-acid sequence MRKRSRTVALTILGAASFAVAGCREEQVDAQAFPDLASCQAEAANGGLFTAEECEAAFAEAEALHVEAAPRYESLEVCEEQHGQGNCGSEAEQVSNGGSGSIFMPLLAGYLIGNMLGRAGGGMAAAQPMYRNASGGFTNAARTSSFSSNSGRGTMGAQQFTRPASTVGKAPMSRATATSRGGFGSRTGSRGIGG is encoded by the coding sequence ATGAGAAAACGTTCCAGAACCGTCGCATTGACCATCCTTGGCGCTGCATCTTTCGCCGTGGCAGGCTGTCGCGAAGAACAGGTCGATGCACAGGCCTTTCCTGATCTGGCCAGTTGTCAGGCCGAGGCGGCCAACGGCGGGTTGTTCACCGCCGAGGAATGCGAGGCGGCCTTTGCCGAGGCCGAGGCCCTGCACGTCGAGGCCGCGCCCCGCTATGAAAGCCTCGAGGTCTGCGAGGAACAGCATGGGCAGGGCAATTGCGGTTCCGAAGCGGAGCAGGTCTCCAATGGCGGATCGGGCAGCATCTTCATGCCGCTGCTGGCCGGATATCTGATCGGCAACATGCTGGGTCGCGCCGGCGGCGGGATGGCGGCGGCACAACCGATGTATCGCAATGCCAGTGGCGGCTTTACAAATGCCGCCCGCACCAGCAGCTTTTCCTCGAACAGCGGGCGTGGCACGATGGGCGCGCAACAATTCACCCGCCCCGCCAGCACCGTCGGCAAGGCTCCGATGAGCCGCGCCACCGCGACCTCGCGCGGGGGCTTTGGCAGCCGCACGGGTTCGCGCGGGATCGGCGGCTGA
- a CDS encoding gluconokinase has translation MDRQPVLVMGICGTGKSTLAAAIAARLQGSFIEGDDYHSPENIAHMAAGQPLTDDMRLGWLDRLGEAMREAPAPAVLSCSALRHSYRQRLARMAGPMRIIFLHGPRPLIEARMAARAGHFMPATLVDSQLDTLEPPDPINEGAIWIDICNSPDIMLHHAMTALAGKALS, from the coding sequence ATGGACAGACAACCCGTTCTGGTCATGGGAATCTGTGGCACCGGAAAATCAACGCTGGCGGCGGCGATTGCCGCACGTCTGCAGGGCAGCTTTATCGAAGGCGATGACTATCACTCGCCGGAAAACATCGCCCATATGGCCGCCGGACAGCCATTGACGGACGACATGCGCCTTGGCTGGCTGGACCGGCTGGGAGAGGCCATGCGCGAGGCCCCCGCGCCTGCCGTGCTGTCCTGCTCGGCCCTGCGCCACAGCTATCGCCAGCGGCTGGCCCGCATGGCCGGGCCGATGCGGATCATCTTTCTGCACGGGCCACGCCCGCTGATCGAGGCGCGCATGGCGGCGCGGGCCGGACACTTCATGCCCGCCACCCTTGTCGACAGTCAGCTGGATACGCTGGAGCCCCCCGATCCCATCAACGAAGGCGCAATCTGGATAGATATCTGCAACAGCCCCGATATCATGCTGCACCATGCAATGACCGCACTGGCGGGAAAGGCTTTGTCTTGA
- a CDS encoding LysR family transcriptional regulator produces the protein MFGFRDIEIIHAIARHGGFRAASDATGLAQSAISRRVRHLEDRLKVVLFERDGRGVRLTAAGRRLCDETEILVAQRDRILEELTQDVMAGVVRLGVAETMTHTVLPRLLTDLRNRHPLLRFEISIDTSDQMAHLLQKDGLDVAIMMRDQAPRGVNLTPLPAVSLGWFVSPEHFDLPDPADIDDLAALPIVSFPKATLPHRRVVDLLSPARKQAAAIHGSASLATVLHLVSQGFGIGTIPSDIVAAWPHAGLKEINVQPRAMLPDLEFAICYMPERNEKIGREVTRAALQAANE, from the coding sequence ATGTTCGGCTTTCGTGACATTGAAATCATCCATGCGATCGCACGCCATGGCGGCTTTCGCGCGGCATCAGACGCGACCGGACTGGCGCAATCCGCGATTTCGCGCCGCGTCCGGCATCTGGAAGACCGGCTGAAAGTCGTATTGTTCGAACGCGACGGCCGGGGCGTGCGGCTGACGGCAGCCGGGCGACGGCTGTGCGATGAAACCGAAATCCTTGTCGCGCAGCGTGACCGCATTCTGGAAGAGCTGACCCAGGATGTCATGGCCGGAGTTGTCCGGCTGGGCGTTGCGGAAACCATGACACATACGGTCCTGCCCCGCCTGCTGACCGATCTGCGCAACCGCCACCCCTTGCTGCGCTTTGAAATATCGATCGACACATCGGACCAGATGGCGCATCTGCTGCAAAAGGACGGGCTGGATGTCGCCATCATGATGCGCGATCAGGCCCCACGCGGCGTGAATCTGACCCCCCTGCCGGCAGTCAGCCTGGGCTGGTTCGTCTCGCCCGAACATTTCGACCTGCCCGATCCCGCGGATATCGACGATCTGGCCGCACTGCCCATCGTGTCCTTTCCCAAGGCCACCCTTCCGCACCGGCGGGTCGTGGACCTTCTGTCACCGGCGCGCAAACAGGCCGCCGCCATTCATGGCTCGGCCTCTCTGGCAACGGTGCTGCATCTGGTCTCGCAGGGCTTTGGTATCGGAACCATCCCGAGCGACATCGTCGCCGCCTGGCCCCATGCCGGGCTGAAGGAAATCAATGTCCAGCCACGGGCCATGCTGCCCGACCTGGAATTCGCGATCTGCTACATGCCCGAACGCAACGAGAAAATAGGTCGCGAAGTCACCCGTGCCGCCCTGCAGGCCGCAAATGAGTGA
- a CDS encoding putative hydro-lyase — protein sequence MPDSSNPFSDPQVLRAAIRAGEFEGPTSGLGGDALQANLVILGGTDAADFLRFCQANPRPCPLLAVGEPGDPSLPTLGRDIDLRHDLPRYRLWRDGALVDEPTDIAAYWRDDMVSFAIGCSFSFEDALTRAGIPVRHQQNDRNVPMYRTKLPTRPAGRFGGPLVVSMRPMLAADAIEAVRICERFPLAHGAPVHLGDPAQIGIGDIMAPDYGDAPEFREGEIPVFWACGVTPQAAIDAARPELAITHAPGHMLVTDIPSGRAEAMLTGVNNNKT from the coding sequence ATGCCAGACAGTTCGAACCCATTTTCTGACCCGCAGGTCTTGCGCGCCGCCATTCGTGCTGGCGAATTCGAAGGGCCGACCTCGGGTCTGGGCGGCGATGCGCTGCAGGCCAATCTGGTCATTCTGGGCGGAACGGATGCAGCGGATTTCCTGCGCTTCTGCCAGGCCAATCCGCGTCCCTGCCCGCTGCTGGCCGTAGGTGAGCCCGGCGACCCCTCGTTGCCGACACTCGGCCGCGACATCGATCTGCGCCACGACCTGCCCCGTTACCGCCTCTGGCGCGATGGCGCGCTGGTCGATGAGCCCACCGATATCGCCGCCTATTGGCGCGACGACATGGTGTCCTTCGCCATCGGCTGTTCCTTCAGCTTTGAAGACGCGCTGACACGGGCCGGTATTCCGGTGCGCCATCAGCAGAACGATCGCAATGTTCCGATGTATCGCACCAAGCTGCCAACCCGCCCCGCCGGGCGTTTCGGCGGGCCGCTGGTGGTCAGCATGCGCCCCATGCTTGCCGCCGATGCCATCGAGGCGGTCAGGATCTGCGAGCGGTTTCCCCTGGCCCATGGCGCTCCGGTCCATCTGGGCGATCCCGCACAGATCGGAATCGGTGATATCATGGCCCCGGATTACGGCGATGCACCCGAGTTTCGCGAAGGAGAGATCCCCGTCTTCTGGGCCTGCGGCGTCACCCCTCAGGCGGCGATCGACGCGGCCAGGCCGGAACTGGCCATCACCCATGCGCCCGGTCACATGCTGGTCACGGATATCCCGTCAGGGCGTGCCGAAGCCATGCTGACCGGCGTCAACAACAACAAGACTTGA
- a CDS encoding TRAP transporter substrate-binding protein translates to MKRTALSLLAGTALIASPVMAEELAVVGSWSSLPLYQDFETPFWTEKLPEMTGGEFTAQLTSFDQMGIAGSDVYRMLGDGVFDVGSTVADYTVGDAPELEGLDVPLVATTPAAAKAMVEAARPMVEDIMRDRFGSEVLGIAPYPPQVVFCKGEITSLADLEGKKVRGSGRMTTKFLEALGAQGINIAFSEVPGSLERGVIDCAVTGAGSGYSAGWWEVSDHLMTLPLGGWDSVVIAMNADRFDGLSAQQQQTLKTAVAEGLEGPAWDAAEGGLTDDIACLTGNGECPSGDSASMVLVEASEADTETARKILTEQVLPEWAERAGDDWAARWNDSVGQVVGLTIGQ, encoded by the coding sequence ATGAAACGCACCGCTCTGAGCCTGCTTGCCGGAACCGCGCTGATTGCCTCGCCCGTCATGGCCGAAGAACTGGCCGTCGTCGGCAGCTGGAGCAGCCTGCCGCTGTATCAGGATTTCGAAACGCCCTTCTGGACCGAGAAACTGCCGGAAATGACCGGTGGCGAATTTACCGCGCAGCTGACCAGCTTTGACCAGATGGGCATTGCGGGGTCCGATGTCTATCGCATGCTGGGTGATGGTGTCTTTGATGTCGGATCGACCGTGGCCGACTACACTGTCGGCGACGCGCCTGAACTGGAAGGTCTGGATGTGCCGCTGGTCGCTACCACACCGGCCGCCGCCAAGGCCATGGTGGAAGCCGCGCGTCCGATGGTCGAAGACATCATGCGCGACCGCTTTGGGTCCGAGGTTCTGGGCATCGCCCCCTATCCGCCGCAGGTCGTGTTCTGCAAGGGCGAGATCACCTCGCTGGCCGATCTGGAAGGCAAGAAAGTCCGTGGCTCGGGCCGCATGACGACGAAATTCCTTGAGGCGCTGGGGGCCCAAGGCATCAATATCGCCTTTTCCGAAGTGCCCGGCTCGCTGGAGCGCGGCGTGATCGACTGTGCCGTGACCGGGGCCGGGTCGGGCTATTCCGCGGGTTGGTGGGAGGTTTCGGACCACCTGATGACGCTGCCGCTGGGTGGTTGGGATTCGGTGGTCATCGCGATGAATGCCGACCGCTTTGACGGGCTGAGCGCCCAACAGCAGCAGACGCTGAAAACCGCCGTCGCCGAAGGCCTGGAAGGCCCGGCATGGGACGCCGCCGAAGGTGGGTTGACCGATGACATCGCCTGCCTGACCGGCAATGGTGAATGCCCCTCGGGTGACTCGGCCTCGATGGTGCTGGTCGAGGCCAGCGAGGCTGACACCGAAACCGCCCGCAAGATCCTGACCGAGCAGGTTCTGCCCGAATGGGCCGAGCGCGCCGGCGACGACTGGGCCGCACGCTGGAATGACAGCGTCGGACAGGTTGTCGGCCTGACCATCGGACAATAG
- a CDS encoding TRAP transporter small permease subunit, whose amino-acid sequence MIDNLQGAVIRANRAVALLLGVGLVLTVLFILTDVILRKSGAGSLGGSDEISGYVMAAVASWGMACAMVERAHVRIDVIRHKLAQPGRIAMDLFAMIVTNATIILIAWHCWPVLQKTLERGSRANTPLETPLWIPQGIWFSGWVWFALCATALTLIGIAHLRAQRSDAFDATLGIGSELEE is encoded by the coding sequence ATGATCGATAACCTGCAAGGCGCGGTCATTCGTGCCAATCGAGCCGTCGCCCTGCTTCTGGGGGTGGGGCTGGTGCTGACCGTCCTCTTCATCCTGACCGATGTGATCCTGCGCAAGTCGGGTGCCGGATCGCTTGGCGGGTCGGACGAAATCTCCGGTTACGTCATGGCGGCGGTCGCAAGCTGGGGCATGGCCTGCGCCATGGTCGAGCGCGCCCATGTCCGCATCGATGTGATCCGCCACAAGCTGGCCCAGCCCGGCCGCATCGCCATGGATCTGTTTGCGATGATCGTCACCAATGCGACGATCATCCTGATCGCCTGGCATTGCTGGCCGGTGCTGCAAAAGACGCTGGAACGAGGTTCGCGCGCCAATACACCGCTGGAAACGCCGCTTTGGATCCCGCAGGGCATCTGGTTTTCCGGCTGGGTCTGGTTCGCGCTTTGCGCCACCGCGCTGACCCTGATCGGCATTGCCCATCTGCGGGCCCAACGCAGCGACGCCTTCGACGCCACGCTGGGAATCGGATCGGAGCTCGAAGAATGA